In the Diospyros lotus cultivar Yz01 chromosome 13, ASM1463336v1, whole genome shotgun sequence genome, CTGTTGCATATGCTTGCTgtttttatgtttatgtttgctGGCCTCATTGGGAatcaggtggagatttgttattttttgttttctaatgaggcccaaggttATGAAGAAGAttcgggtttatcttcataggcttcggctcGGGATTGAAGTATAGTCCAAAATTccacccattggcagcccattaaagaagtcgggccataagcccttaattaagtctttggaggagaaatgggctgagcccatttgctcaaggcttaaagaagcccaagcccaagcccaagccaaatTGCTCCCCATCCGTGCCCTAGCCCCATCATATAAAAGGCCCTTACTACTATCTTGTTGCCTTTTTTTGACAGCcgattctctctttctctctttgctcACCTGATTGCTTTCTTTATATGGACAATTCGATGTGTTCCCCTTTCTCTCTTAATCTGATCCTTCTTTCCTTGCTGATGTTCACGTCTTTCCTTGTGAATAGCTTGGATGACCCTCAGATGTCCTCTATTAATCCATCCTGATGGTCTCTCTTGAAGGTAAGCTTTCGATCATTGCTCTTCGTCCCATATCTGAGTGATTGCTCTTGTTCCTTGGGGGATCTTGCTATGAGCGTAACTTGTGTGGTTCTGGGAAGAGATCTTGTGTTCTGGTCGAAAGGGTTCTAGGGTCTGATTTGGGGGTTTTCGTGGCTTGGTTCTTATGTGCTTCTgtgaggcttggtgtccctatttttGGAGTTACCTGGGTGGTACACACTGGACAGatccagatctgagccttgaaaagATATTTTACAAGGAGTTCTCTTTGTTTACTCTTTTGTGATCTTGATTGTTTCGagtttttcatatattttgttcTAACCCTCTGTTTTGGTAAGTGTTCTTCCGCAACAATATCTATATAAGACAACTATGTTACTTAAAGTTAGAGGATTATTTATACAATCGCAGCTAATGACAAAACATCAATGCTCTTATCTATGTGATTTGTCATTAATgaggttaattacaccaataatcactcaacttaTGTTATTGTTTGGttactgaactttgaaatgttataagttagtcactaatatttcaaaactgttactacttagtcactgaactttaaaatgttacctactagttattgatatttcaaaactatttctCATCCGTTACTtgtgaacttaaagttcagtgattaaCGAATGACAGGTAAgaaacgattttgaaatattagtgactaataggtaatattttaaagttcagtgactaagcagtaacagttttgaaatattagtgactaataggtaatatttcaaaattcagtgatcaaataataatagaatgcaaagttgagtgattattagtgtaattaaccctCATTAATGTCACATTCAGTAAATATTCTACTAACAATCACTCATATCTTTACTATTCGCATCTTATGCTTTATGACATATGACTCACCATCCTTAATTATTAGTATTTCATACTAATTAAGGTAGTAAACTGATGTGTTAGTCCATACTTGATTAACTAAAGTTCCCATTTAAGAAATCAAAGGACTAGGAACACTTGAAGAATTCTTATACTAAAAATCTCGTCCACTTATTCTTAACAAGTTAAGAGTGAATGTTTGACAAGAAACCCAAGAACTTgttcaaatattatataaagacaaatgaatgaaaataatgtcattttattaaatgcaaaagaacaTCAAAATGCCCTCATAGAAGTCATCTAAATCTACTAATAGGATATTTCTCTAacataaatcttaaattatcaattaataattgtttattaaTTGGAGTGCATAAGTCATAAATTGTTTGcaataattcttaattaattgtttgtAATAACCAttctttataattaattgaatgCAAATGGTAATTAATTCGAGTTTATTAATTACATAGGTCTCAAATTATTTGCAAtagttgttaattaattaattttttgtaataattagatttgattaattgcacggtcataattatttgaaataattttttggttttaattGTTTGTAATATTTCTTTGAATCTTACTTAAATAGATTTACAAGTATTTGATTTGGATGGTATTGAATGAATTAACTTGATTATATCTTTTGATTCGGTTCATCAAGAGAAAGtcttaatgattttttcaattgCAGGTATTTGGCAGTAAATCTATTTGTTTCGGAATTATTTCCTTAGCAATTAGTCACggattcattaaaaatatcatcgtACAACaaaaaagtattaattttttgtgtaatttgattgtgtttataaatcttaaattatataaataataaatatttctaatGAACTTACTTGTTTTGTTTGCTAGATGATAGAtctttaaggaaaaaaaagtaCAACTCTATCTTTCATTGATGTGGTGGCAACAATGAAAATGTGCCAATACAAATTAAACCTCCTTATTTGACCACATATACATCTTAACATGCAAACCAAAGTACTCATAGTTAGACTCTGTAACTTAGAGCAAAGAAGAGATCGATAACTTGGttaaagatttggaattgtttCACTAAATATGAAACTAAACGATGGAGCTTTTAGGGCATCTTGTAATTATCGTGGGGGTTGTTGAGTTCATGTTTTgatatgttttgatgatgatgttgataaTAGAGTaaacttttaattaatataattaaaactttaACATCAAATCAATATCTAAGTGAAACCCCATattaaataaagtatatatatattttactcaaATAAAGGTTTCTAATAATAGAACGAATGTACTACGAAAGATAGTTTTAAACCAACTTTCAAACCATCACTCAAGTATCCATACTAGAAGAATTTAGGGTTCTTGTCATAAATTAACTTgtcacaataaatataaaaattgtcaCAACATACTTATTGTGATGAAGTTGGTTACAAGTTTGtctcaataaatatattgtgacaaaatcaAGTTTTGCCACAATATCATTAGTTCTATTGTGATAAAGAGGATTTTGTCACTTAAACCAACTTAttataacaaactattttgttgtaaaagaaaatatttttgtcacaataggtaTTATTTAGTCAAACAAATCCAAATTTTGGATATAAATCATATGTTTTATCATGACAAAGTATAtcttgtgaaaaaaaaaatattttgtcccAATTTGAATAGTGACAActtatttgacataatttttattgtgataaaatataattttgtcatttattaactaattttacaataaatttttgttgcacattttataatgaaaaataatataagtgaCAAAATTAACTAATGGCATCGAAAGGGTCATAAGGTTGCTAAAGGGTCTTCCGAGAGCTACTGGAAAGTCTCCCAAAAAGGTCTTTGAGTACTTCGGGTCTTCCAATCTGCAAAGCCTAAGACAGTTAGAAGGCACACAGGGATCTTTCTCACCCTGGCCCTGTGATGCATATGTAATGACCTATTAATGGGTTTAGAATTTTAcaagaaatatgattttattatgtGTGATGCATTTCGGGCattttccaaattaaatgagtcaaaatattttatgtgtttataaaaaggaaaattaatgaaaatgttatttcatgagaaaatgaaatgtaaatggaaaattaaaatgaagTATAAATTGGGTTGATGACATTGCGcttaaaataagttaaatatGTGTGGGTGTTTTATTTGCAGCCTAAGATGGAAGTggatcattttatttaattgggcTTTAATATGAGTTAGGGCCATGCATATAAATGTGGGTTTTGTTTAAATgggttataaatatatatatatttatatatatacatattggaaaatgtgtgaataaaaaaaatgaaaatgcaaatgCCCAAAGTGggcttatatattatatgttgtgtAAGAAAAGGTAAGGATAATGTAGGCACCCCTAGCTAGGGACCCACAAGAGAATGACATAAATGATAAATCCCTTTAAATACATTACACATCCTCTTTGATATTGACAAcggaagccacactcatacatttTTACTCATAGATAAACACAATAGTGTCCACAAGCTCACATAAACAAAAGtaactcaatattacacaccacatcaAGGTCATAAACCCACCATAGACAAATACATTCGGGTCCACATACCCATAActtaacttaatattacacaccttATTAGGGTTCAcaacccaccatatcccctcaggggtacaacctaaaatataaacaagcataacttaatattacacaccacaaaaCACCCCCCCCAaggacctttgattgagacgACTCTATATACACCACTACCCCCATGAATCCTGATTCACCTGGCTCGccctctactttagccttacacttacctggaatgatgcaagcaaacatgagccacaaggcccagcaagtataactaGAAGAAAATGAGCATAAGAGTCATAGGtatcaagaaacaaaagagacatgaatgccatttaaggtactttcacttgataaaataatgatacaggcatccatgctcatatgcagtgctttttagaactataaacaAAGGACCGAAGTTCGAAACCTTGGAACTgaagtccataacataaacttgggaccgaagtccaactttgaCCTCAACACTTTCTCTACGGATATATCCTGGGGACTTGTTCACTGCACGTatcatgaggcctttacatatttttttttttaaatccatttTCATGTACATGCTTCATACgttatcataacatgcatattcatAATAACTCCTCATATATGACTGACATGCAATTAACGGAGCAATATGCACAGTAGAGCagcattcatgcaagacaacatcaaactctTGTAGATCCataataaagcatcattcccaaggaaagatagggtgatacaaaaccctatttcaGATTCAATAGGTATACATGTAAATCATGGAATAACTTACTAGCAAagggaaataacttgtaaaataggaaaataacttgcaatttagaaaattatgagGTAGGATCTTACAATAACAAGAGTTAgaaaatagaacttgtaatttaaaacataacttaagaaaagaagaactgaacttgtaaaataggagaaggacttgcaatttaaaagatCAAGAACTAAGAGcttgcatattaataagaaaactgaGATCTTGGCTCTTAaatggaacaaagaggaagaagaacttgccttaataggaataagaacttgcaaattaaaaacataaacttgagaagagggagaaactGAACTTGCAAGATAGGAATAAGAACTTGTAAAGACTAGGAAAAGAACTTgccataattattttctttaactttTGTAGCGTACCGGGGTTGTTGGTGACTGAACCGAATCCCAAACCACCAAAAATCCACCTTCTCTCCCTCCCCCCAAACTCCCCTTCACTCAAGCATCaatggcctatttataagccaatGGGGTAGGAGAAGGGGTAGggcacatgggagaaattttacttttttttttttttttaccaaaaatttAAGCTAGGGAGCCACGTGGGCCCGCAGCAGGGCCCTGCGTGGCGCTCTCGGCCGCGCCTTGCCGCGTGGCCCCGCGCGCTCCTAGGCCTGGCTGCtcggaaatttttttttctttttctttttaaaaaaaacaccataaaataattataacctcaaataattattttttaatccccaaaaacatacaaaatttaatattttccattAATCTCCATAAAACCTCACATAACTCGATAAATTACCCTAAAgcccataaattaattattttacttaaatcctcaaatcacttcaaatgccGAAATTAAAAATTGCCAATTATCTCAAATTTCGAGATGTTACAATTCTCCTCCCCTTAAttgaatttcgtcctcgaaattcataCTCGATCCATTTCCTTGAAACACATTGACTACTCCAACTATATTACTCAACATCACCTTCAATATATtctatatcatcattttccagaaTCTCATCGGGCATCTTATACCCCAGGGTCATTCCCTAGGTCTTACCTAGCTAACTACCAACTCAATCTTCTTACACTACCCATAGCTTACATTCGAAACTTGACACCTATCGTTACCCCTTGACTATGGGGTTCTTAGCCAAACTATCATCAAATTGCTAGACATTCCTGAGTCATTACCCAATACGCCATACGTGTACAAGAACTTATCCCAACCTCTGCTCTGATGCCAATGGCAAGTCTGTGAAGAAATTCATAGCAATGTGATCCCACTTCCATTCTGGGGTCGGCAGTGAGTTGCAACAAACTGGCAGGCTTCTGATGTTCTGTTTTCACTTGTTGGCACACCAAGCATTGCGAGACAAACTTGAccacatctttcttcataccatcccaccaaaactgtCACCGCAAATTCTGATACATTTTTTTGTCGTGCCCAGGTGAATGGTATAACGGACTTTATGCGCTTCAGTCAAAATTTCTTGTCTCAGTTCTTCGTTCTCCGGTACACAAGTCCGACCTCGAAACAGTAATAGTCCGTCGCCTCTCTTGCTGTATGCCACAATCTCAAATTTCTCCATGTTAGCTAAAACTTTGGCTAGCTTCTCATTAGTAGACTGTTGGACCTGAATTTGTTTACTCAATTCCGATTACACCTTCATATAACCGCAAAACACGATTGGTCTTTCCTCGGATGGAGAGATAGATAAACTATTCAGTTGCTCCAACAATAACCATTCTTGCACCATCATAGTTGCAATGGATGCTTCACGTCAACTCAAAGTATCAGCCATTACATTGGCCTTTCCTGGGTGATATAAAATGTCACAATTGTAgtccttaaataattttacccACCGATGTTACCTCATATTCAATTCCTTCTAGGAGAAAAGATACTTTAAACTTTTATGGTCCATATAAATCTCCAGCTTCTcaccatataggtagtgcctccaaaTTTTTAGTGCAAATACCACGACAGCCAATTTCAAGTCATGTGTTGGGTAGTTCGTTTCGTGCTTTTTCAATTGTCACGAGACATAGGCAATTACACGACCATCCCGCATCAGCACACATCCCAATATTGAATGTAAGGCATCACTATATCTGGTAAATTTCTCCCCACTCCTAGGGATAGCTAACACCGGAGTGGTAATCAATCTtttcttcaattcttggaagttGGATTCACACGCCTCACCCCACTCAAACTTCACCCCCTTTCGAGTCAATTTAGTCATGGGAGCAGCTAAATGGGCAAAGCCCTCTATAAATCTTCAGTAATTACCAGCCAAGCCAAGGAAACTACGAATTCCAATCACTATCGTAGGCCTTGGCCAATCCATAACAGCCTTAATCTTTTCGAGGTCAACTGAGATACCTTCCCCAAAGACtacatggcccaaaaaaaacaTCCCACTTGCCGTTGCCAAAAGTCACACTTGCTGAGTTTGGCACACAATTGTTTCTCCCTAAGTATCTGCAATACTAGTCTGAGATGGATCTCATGCTCCTCTAGACTTGgtgaataaatcaaaatatcatagaTAAAGACAATTTCGAAGCAGTCTAGATATTCCTTAAAGACCCGATTCATAAGATCTATGAAAATTGCTGGGgcattagttaatccgaatggtATCACCACGAACTCATAATGCCCGTAGCGAGTTCTGAAAGCTGTTTTCTACACATCTTCCTCTCTAACGCGCACTTCGTGATAACCAgacttcaaatcaatttttgagaatACTGATGACCCTCAAAATTGATCTAGCAAATCATCCACACGTGGCAATGGGTATTTGTTCTTTACTGTCACTTGATTCAACTAGCGATAGTCAATGCACAGTCTTAGGGATCCATCCTTTTTCTGTACAAACAATACCAGAGCACCCCATGGCGATGCACTAGGGCAAATGAACCCCTTATCGATCAACTCTTGCAGCTGAGTCTTTAACTCTTTCAATTCATTCGGGGCCATTCTATAAGGAGCTTTTGAAATGGGTTGGATGTCTAACACCAAGTCAATAGAGAATTCCACCTCTCTTTAAGGTGGCAATCCTGGCAATTCATCTGGGAACACGTCAGGAAACTCACAAACCACCGGAAGCTCCGATAACTTCGCCTTACGGTTCCTATCGGTGGTTATAAAGGCAAGGTACGCCTCACAACCATATCGTACCAACCTTTCTGCCTTCATTATCAAGACCATTGGGATTGAGCTCATCGGCTTAGTACCTCTATACACAATAACTGGTTGCTGGGATAACTCAAAATGTATCACCTTTCTTCGACAATCCACCTTAGCATAGTGTCGGGATAACCAGTCCATACCTAGAATAAGATCGAAGTCCTTGATGCCCAACACCACTAAGTCGCCAAGACATTTCTTATCATACACCTTAATCTCACTCCATACTAACACCATATCCCCAGGTGTAGACACAACCAGGTAATATGGTAAAATAGTTCTAGGGATGGGAATATGACATATCACATGcggtgcaataaaagaatgcgTAGATCCCGTATCAAAAAGCACACGCACATTTACACCATATAAAGACAGACTACCTTGAATTATCTCGTTCCCTTGCTTTGCATCTGATGCCGTCAGGGCGAATACCTTTCCTTGCATACGGGGTTTATCTACAGCAA is a window encoding:
- the LOC127788072 gene encoding uncharacterized protein LOC127788072, which produces MMMPQGSIAVDKPRMQGKVFALTASDAKQGNEIIQGSLSLYGVNVRVLFDTGSTHSFIAPHVICHIPIPRTILPYYLVVSTPGDMVLVWSEIKVYDKKCLGDLVVLGIKDFDLILGMDWLSRHYAKVDCRRKVIHFELSQQPVIVYRGTKPMSSIPMVLIMKAERLVRYGCEAYLAFITTDRNRKAKLSELPVVCEFPDVFPDELPGLPP